The DNA region AATAATTTTTGCATCCGGTAAAACCGCTATTTTATAACCCAATTTCTTGGTTCTTAAACACAAATCTATGTCTTCAAAATACATAAAAAATTTCTCGTCAAAACCGTTAACTTTTTCAAAAATATCGCGCCGAATTGCCATGGCCGCGCCGGAAACCCAGTCAGTATTAGTTAATTGGTTACTCGGTTGTTTGGTTGATTGGGTGAAAAATTTGTTCTTGATTATTTCCAATATTCCCCCTTCTTTCCCGTAGGCCCAGGGTTGAAACGAATTATCTGGCAAAATCAATTGCGGAGCAACAATGCCGATTTTAGGGTCTTGTTCAAAAGCATTAATAATTTTTTGAAAAATATTTTCTTGAATTAAGGTGTCGGGATTCAAAAAAAATAAAATATCGCCTTGTGCGATTTTTGCCGCCTGATTATTCGCTTGCCCGAAACCATGATTGTCGTCATTTTTAAGAAAACTGGTATTAGAAAATTCCGCCTCTAAAAATTGTCCTAAATCATCTGAAGGGCTATTGTCAACCACGATAATTTCTGCTATATTTTTATCATAAATCTGTTTGATTGATTCAAGACATTTTTGAAGCAGCAATGTTGTTTTATAATTAATAATGATTATTGAGATTGTCATTTTTATTATTTAACCATTAATTTGCTATTTGCTTAAATATATCTTAAAATTTGGATATTGTAAAGCAAAATCAACTATTAATATTTTTTAATTAGAATTCATAATTGTTATAATTTATGCCCCTCAACCAATCTCCGCAAACATGCCCTATTTGTCAACGCCATGGGCATTTTAAATTTATACAAGACGCTCGCAATCAAAACGGACAATTTTCACTTTATGAATGCTCTCTCTGCGGCGTTCAATTTTGGACACCCTTTCAAAGCCCCGGAGCCGACTGGTACGAACAAGGTGATTGCTATAATGTTAAAGATTCGTCCAAACCAAGAATTTTACACTCCTATCATAAAATATTTTTAAACTCTCATAAAAATCTTGGAAATTCTACAAAGGTATTAGATTTAGGTTGCGGCACAGGCGAATTTTTAGCCGCTCTCCAAAAAAATAAAATTGAAGTTTGGGGAACAGACATTGATAAAGAAGCAATTAATATTGCTCGAGAATCTTTTGACCTTAAAAATGTCTATCC from Patescibacteria group bacterium includes:
- a CDS encoding glycosyltransferase family 2 protein; translated protein: MTISIIIINYKTTLLLQKCLESIKQIYDKNIAEIIVVDNSPSDDLGQFLEAEFSNTSFLKNDDNHGFGQANNQAAKIAQGDILFFLNPDTLIQENIFQKIINAFEQDPKIGIVAPQLILPDNSFQPWAYGKEGGILEIIKNKFFTQSTKQPSNQLTNTDWVSGAAMAIRRDIFEKVNGFDEKFFMYFEDIDLCLRTKKLGYKIAVLPDAKII